The Drosophila subobscura isolate 14011-0131.10 chromosome A, UCBerk_Dsub_1.0, whole genome shotgun sequence genome includes the window CCGAACATAGACAACCCCTACTTGCGGGCCGCCACCTTGCCCAAGCGCACAAAGCTCACGTCCTCACCGGCCACAGTGCCACCGCCCCGCAGCCTGTCCAGAGGACCTTCCACCCTAGCAATAACCAAAACTGCTTCCTAGGACTTGGACTACCCAAATTAAAATATAGATATAAATCTCTAGAAATAAACCTGCAGGTAGTATATTCGGCGCTTCAACTCAAATTATCGCTTGTTCTCATCGGTTGTATCAAAACATTGATGAAATCGATATTCCGCCGTTTCGCAACACCAATTCTACGTGCGGCACAAACTggtgaaattaaaattaaagtagttatttttaacaaaagatGTCTCCTCACAAACAACAGAGCAATGTGCAGTTGGGCAAAAAACTCtcgtggctgctgcggcacgGAGCTGTCGAAGAAGGTATTGCAATCCAAGCCGATGGCTACGTGAGTATCTCGGAGATACAATCACATCCACGTTACGCGCCCTTTAGTCTTCAAAAGTTGCAAGAAATTGTAGCTGGCGATGCTAAGCAGCGTTATACCCTGCGCTGGAATGAGGAGCGCAAATGCCATGAGATACGTGCCAACCAGGGACACTCGTTGGCATCGGTGCAGGGCGAAGCATGCCTGCAGCGTATTTCGAATGCCGAGCCGGTTCCTCTCGCTGTCCACGGCACTTACTACAGGTGTTGGGAGGCAATCAAAGCGCAAGGATTGTGCCGCATGCAGCGGAACTATGTGCACTTTGCTGTCAGCGATGTGGGGGAGACTCTGAGTGGCTTCCGCAGCGATAGTCAAGTGTTGATCTACTTGGATGTGGCAAAAGTGTTGGCCGACCAACTGCCGCTCTTCCGCTCCAGCAACAATGTGATACTCTGCCCTGGCGTCGATGGCTTCATAGACAAGACGTACTTTAGCCGTGCTGTGGACAGACGGACTGGCAAAGAATTGACTTACTGATCACATAGAAACTTCATAATTAGCTTTAATATTCGTCCATCTCTGCATTgttgttaaattttaaatacattatAAACAAAGCGATAATaatgtgtttgcttttcactttCTCATACGCCGGCCGTTAATTTTCATAggtttatttgtgtattttcaattaagaattATTTGCCAAttatggaatatggaataggaataaatataaattaaatataagtaCAGGAGAGGAAGGtaagatacaatttacaaatttgctaAAATAAGGTGATGGTtggtaaattaaataattataatttatattttttgtaatcaTTGCATAAGACCTGAAAAGGTTGATGCTGGGAATAATTAGTCCTGCATATGGGTGATCGGAGGGAGCCTTGTCCTATGTCCTATAAGCCTTGCCGAGCCCTTCTTccgtgcgttacatacatacatttacttttgtgcaaaaatacaatataccctatatatttattaagaTCCTGTGGTTAGTTACTGAactaaaaatatcaaaaaatatcgcataaaaatagaaatatattgatattttgtcAACAAATATCACGATataagtatatttttattttaaaaatatatcgatatatggATATTTGATGTATATTTGACAACTCTACTTGTATGCGGACGATagtttcgtttcactcacacttactgcGCAGaacctttcactcgcactcgcaACATCAATGACAAACGGGCCCGATAATTCATGCATCTAATCAGAGTGCATTGATTCCGTTCTAAACATGCCGGTGGTGGATCTAAAAGTGGATCGGAGCCTGAGAATCGGAGGAAAGAGCAATGATTAGCAGCGTCGCTGCCTGCAAGCGCATCCACAGCATCGAGGTCGAGCAACTACAGGACTCTGAGGAGGTGCAGCATAGTTTTCTGCTGATCAAGGGCCGGCTGCAGCCCAAGTGCGCCGCGGCCAAGCAGCTAAAGGCGACCCTCGAGTTGTGCGACgagcagtcgcagtcgcagtcggcgtcgcagttgcagttgcaaccgCAGTCTCAGTCGCTGGAACAGCTGACTCAATTATCCAGCGCCGGAGAGTTCAAGCTCCTCTTTGACTTGCACGTTCAACAGGacaaggaggagaagaaggaggaggtgcCGGCAGTGACGTCGAGAGCCTGCCGCCTGCAGCTGCGCTCTTGCAGCGGCTCAAGGCTGATACGATTCACCTACAAGCCACGCAGCAGCCACTACCGAGTGCAGCCGCTGTACATAGTGAGCCAGGACGAAAAGGAGGAGGACGCTAGTGCTTCACGCTGCTCACTCATCGATCTCAATCTGCGACTCGTGCAGTGCATATACGCGCATAAGTTGCACGCCGCAGGCTTTGCCAATCGCACATTTACGCTCAACGGACCCTGCCGACGCTTCTGCAGCCAACTGACCACCGAAGAGACGCTTGCCAAGAGCGAGGACGAGCTGTGGCAGCACTTTGCTGGCGAAATACTCGCCTGTGAGCAGtggggccagcagctgcacttgAAGTTCGTTGCATTTGTGGCCTGCACGCGGTACGACGGCGCAGCAGTAGCGGCCAGCGGGGATCATTCCTACGCGAACATCCGACGTCACCTGCGCGGCCACGCCGCATTGGGAGGCGGCGGATTGGCATTGTTTGGCAGCGCACACTTCTACGCGTGGCCGCGCACCTTCACGGAGATCGGCGACTGTGTGCGCAGCGCGGAGCGTGTGGATGTTGCACGGCTGCCGGACGAGAGCAACTATCGACGCACCTACGGCGGCGTCTATGCCAGCACTCTGGGCGCCGTCTGTCACGAGCTGGGCCACTGCTTTGATCTCGGCCACACGCTGGACGGTGTAATGGGCCACGGGTTTGACTATCTCAATCGCGTACTCACCGTTGACCAGGCCACCGAGCATTTGCCGCAGCGCATCGTCGATCAGTCGTCGTCCACAGCAGGCGCCCATACCCACgcccacactcacacccacagccacagccacagccacacccgcAGTCGTCTCACGCAGCTAAAGCttaagcagccaagcagccagctgctggaTAATTATCACGGCCAACGTCGCAACGATAGCTTCTACTTTGCCCGCAATTGTGCTGTGATCCTCGCCCACCATCGCTGGCTAAacccgcagccgcagccgcagccggtCCCCATCAACACAGAGTCGTTGGCCATTTATCTGTCAAGGGCCAGCCGCGAGATTGTGTCCGCCACACCGCTGCGTCTCGTCGAGCTGCGCTGCAACCGCAACAGCCTGGTGGCCCACTACGAGGAGCTCAGCGCCAgcgtgcagcaggaggagcatcgCTTTCAGCTGCCAGCAGCCTTGTGGCATCTTGTGGCTGAGCAGCGCACGCACTACGTCTTTGTGCTGACGACAAACGGAGACACGAAGCGTTTGGCCTGCGACGAGGAGCCTTAGGTGAGTCCACACTATGCAGcgaagcaggcaggcaaaggCAGGGATTCGACAGCTAAACAAGTTGCAAATTCGCCACAGAATATGGGAACCAACACCGCTGGCTGTCGGCCATTTAGgggcattttttgttgcctgtggctgtgccagcagcagggcgcaGGCAGCGCACTTaaaccatttatttgcatagcTAATGGATGTCGATTTTGTAAactattaaatgtaattagaATAAGGACTGCctgcagcaggacagcagcacTCGAGACTGTCACAGGAAACCTAACAGGGGCGAGGAGGGACACtgcgtggcatgtggcagctaATTAAAATGGGTATAAAACATAAACGGACAAGGCAGACCAGAGAGAGACTCCACAAAGTGCATTCCCATGTGGAAGGTTGAGGAAATTCTAGAATTTATCAATTAAATCCATGAGGCAACGCCTCCGCAGACATGATCGATCCTTGAGCCTTCACTAATGGAATATTAAGCGACAAAAGAGCAACTTTTGGAATGCATTAAGCTGcaggccaacacacacaaaaagttatTCAAACTTTAATGATTTGCAGCCGCAGTTAAACACCAAAATTAAGGCAATTTTGCAAGCAAATTGTGGAACTTTTTAAAGGAATTTTGATTCCCGATGGTACATTGGAAGTACTTGCAGTTGTGGCAACTGAAAGTTGAGGTTTTCTACCAGTTTTAGTTgaagaaacattttaaattgttggCAAACTTTAACGCAAGTTTGAAGTGTGAGAAAATCCTGTACTCATCGAGGCCTTTAGCTTCGTTTTTGTCTCGTGCAAAGTACATTCAAGAAGGTTCTAGATTTGGGCTTCTAGACTTTTAATTTATAGTTCATAATCTGCACAGTTTGTTGCACATGGCAAAAGAACATTAAAGGGAGCACCTTTTAACTGACTCTTCGATTCATCAGCACACAGACCTCACCGCATTGCACTTC containing:
- the LOC117903507 gene encoding tRNA 2'-phosphotransferase 1 produces the protein MSPHKQQSNVQLGKKLSWLLRHGAVEEGIAIQADGYVSISEIQSHPRYAPFSLQKLQEIVAGDAKQRYTLRWNEERKCHEIRANQGHSLASVQGEACLQRISNAEPVPLAVHGTYYRCWEAIKAQGLCRMQRNYVHFAVSDVGETLSGFRSDSQVLIYLDVAKVLADQLPLFRSSNNVILCPGVDGFIDKTYFSRAVDRRTGKELTY
- the LOC117903318 gene encoding uncharacterized protein LOC117903318 isoform X5; translated protein: MISSVAACKRIHSIEVEQLQDSEEVQHSFLLIKGRLQPKCAAAKQLKATLELCDEQSQSQSASQLQLQPQSQSLEQLTQLSSAGEFKLLFDLHVQQDKEEKKEEVPAVTSRACRLQLRSCSGSRLIRFTYKPRSSHYRVQPLYIVSQDEKEEDASASRCSLIDLNLRLVQCIYAHKLHAAGFANRTFTLNGPCRRFCSQLTTEETLAKSEDELWQHFAGEILACEQWGQQLHLKFVAFVACTRYDGAAVAASGDHSYANIRRHLRGHAALGGGGLALFGSAHFYAWPRTFTEIGDCVRSAERVDVARLPDESNYRRTYGGVYASTLGAVCHELGHCFDLGHTLDGVMGHGFDYLNRVLTVDQATEHLPQRIVDQSSSTAGAHTHAHTHTHSHSHSHTRSRLTQLKLKQPSSQLLDNYHGQRRNDSFYFARNCAVILAHHRWLNPQPQPQPVPINTESLAIYLSRASREIVSATPLRLVELRCNRNSLVAHYEELSASVQQEEHRFQLPAALWHLVAEQRTHYVFVLTTNGDTKRLACDEEP